In Nocardia yunnanensis, one DNA window encodes the following:
- a CDS encoding 4a-hydroxytetrahydrobiopterin dehydratase, with the protein MSPAQLSDDDLAKALTDLPEWTRQGDSITRTVEARSFLAGVELVRRVAAAAEAANHHPDIDIRWRRVTFTLSTHSAGGLTALDVALAHEIDRLHASE; encoded by the coding sequence CAGCTCTCCGACGACGACCTCGCCAAGGCCCTCACCGACTTGCCCGAGTGGACCCGCCAGGGCGACAGCATCACCCGCACCGTCGAGGCCAGGTCCTTCCTGGCCGGTGTCGAACTGGTGCGCCGGGTGGCCGCCGCGGCCGAGGCCGCCAACCATCATCCCGATATCGACATCCGTTGGCGCCGCGTCACTTTCACCCTGTCCACGCATTCCGCCGGTGGTCTCACGGCACTGGATGTGGCTCTCGCGCACGAGATCGATCGCCTGCACGCGTCCGAATGA